A genomic stretch from Empedobacter stercoris includes:
- a CDS encoding DUF5715 family protein has protein sequence MKQFLIAFFVSYSFIGYAQKRVVIEPSKEYVQHLNAAKSHKLDLIDGDKMLNKYINQGKLVKIKQRGYGWRVGDLTHSHSYLVPKGRDILSSIARDFVKTTGQNFFVVTSMTRTLHDQNRLRGINKNASSNDSSHNFGAAFDISYVRFNHKISSNAKLEKELEQILKTYVKLGKIYYVKESKIKCYHIIVRNY, from the coding sequence ATGAAACAATTTTTAATAGCGTTTTTTGTTTCCTATTCTTTTATTGGTTATGCTCAAAAGCGAGTAGTCATAGAACCTTCAAAAGAATATGTTCAACATCTGAATGCAGCAAAATCTCATAAACTTGACTTAATAGATGGAGATAAGATGTTAAATAAATACATCAACCAAGGTAAATTAGTCAAAATAAAACAACGTGGTTATGGGTGGCGTGTAGGCGATTTAACGCATAGTCATTCCTATCTTGTTCCAAAAGGTCGAGATATTTTGAGCAGTATTGCAAGAGATTTTGTAAAGACAACTGGACAAAATTTTTTTGTAGTTACTTCGATGACAAGAACTTTACATGATCAAAATCGATTGAGAGGAATCAATAAAAACGCATCATCCAACGACAGTTCGCATAATTTTGGTGCAGCTTTTGACATTTCTTATGTTAGATTTAATCATAAAATAAGTTCAAACGCTAAACTTGAAAAAGAATTAGAACAAATCCTAAAAACCTATGTCAAATTAGGTAAAATATATTACGTCAAAGAATCTAAAATTAAATGTTATCATATTATCGTTCGGAATTATTAA
- a CDS encoding calcineurin-like phosphoesterase C-terminal domain-containing protein, which translates to MKKIVLSLVFLGGLFTSVHAQQIAKGIVYEDKNQNNKFDKSEKRLANVQVSNGKQVVSTNEKGEYNIEIDDETILFVVKPNNYKVPTNEFNQPQFFYINKPNGSPQLEFAGSAPTGKTPKSIDFALIPTQENDKFSAVIFGDPQAYTQEEIEYFSKGTIDDVKGIKGMEFGISLGDLVGDDLDLHPPYIKAVSKVGLPWYNVMGNHDMNYDAKEDRYSDETYEKNFGPNNYSYTIGKAHFIVLDDILYPDPRDGKSYWGGFRPDQLEFIKNDLKFVPKDHLIVLAFHIPLRNIRPEDRNQLFGLLKEYPNTVSMSAHTHYQEQIYYANNDGWQQEKPHHEYNVGTTSGDWYSGPKDAKGVPTSTMRDGTPKGYAFLHVDGNQYKFDYKVANDKKERQIDLYHTQKVKEGKRNRAFLYANFFMGHESNTVEYRVNNGEWKKMKWDPTVDYNYMETIVRIDKAEITNIGNRPSAPEISTHIWSVRLPNKLQVGTHQIEVRATDLYGNTFIEKSSFEVIK; encoded by the coding sequence ATGAAAAAAATAGTTTTATCGCTGGTATTTTTAGGAGGATTATTCACTTCTGTTCACGCCCAACAAATTGCAAAAGGAATCGTTTACGAAGATAAAAATCAAAACAATAAATTTGATAAATCTGAAAAACGCTTAGCTAACGTTCAAGTTAGTAACGGAAAACAGGTTGTTTCGACAAATGAAAAGGGAGAATATAACATTGAAATAGATGATGAAACCATTTTATTTGTTGTAAAACCTAACAATTATAAAGTTCCGACAAACGAATTTAACCAACCTCAATTTTTTTATATTAACAAACCAAACGGTTCGCCTCAATTAGAATTTGCAGGATCTGCACCAACTGGTAAAACGCCAAAAAGCATAGATTTCGCATTAATCCCGACACAAGAAAACGATAAATTTTCGGCTGTCATATTTGGAGATCCACAAGCTTACACACAAGAAGAAATCGAGTATTTTTCGAAAGGAACTATTGATGATGTAAAAGGAATCAAAGGAATGGAATTTGGGATTTCGTTGGGGGATTTAGTAGGCGATGATTTAGATCTTCATCCACCTTATATCAAGGCTGTATCGAAAGTTGGTTTGCCATGGTACAATGTAATGGGAAACCATGACATGAATTATGATGCAAAAGAAGATCGATATTCTGATGAAACATATGAGAAAAATTTTGGCCCAAACAACTATTCTTATACGATAGGTAAAGCGCATTTTATAGTGTTAGATGATATTTTGTATCCAGATCCTCGTGATGGAAAAAGTTATTGGGGAGGATTTCGTCCTGATCAATTAGAATTTATCAAAAATGATTTAAAATTTGTTCCAAAAGATCACTTAATCGTTTTAGCCTTTCATATTCCTTTACGAAATATACGTCCTGAGGATAGAAATCAATTATTCGGCTTGTTGAAAGAATACCCAAATACGGTTTCAATGTCAGCACATACGCACTATCAAGAGCAAATTTATTATGCAAATAATGATGGTTGGCAACAAGAAAAACCTCATCATGAATATAATGTTGGAACTACTTCGGGCGATTGGTATTCTGGTCCAAAAGATGCAAAAGGAGTGCCGACTTCTACTATGCGAGATGGAACGCCAAAAGGTTATGCATTTTTACATGTAGATGGCAATCAATATAAATTTGACTATAAGGTAGCAAATGATAAAAAAGAGCGTCAAATAGATTTGTATCATACCCAAAAAGTAAAAGAAGGAAAGCGTAATCGTGCGTTTCTTTATGCTAACTTTTTTATGGGACACGAATCGAATACGGTTGAATATAGAGTGAATAATGGTGAATGGAAAAAAATGAAGTGGGATCCGACGGTTGATTATAATTACATGGAAACAATTGTAAGAATTGATAAGGCCGAAATTACTAATATAGGAAATAGACCTTCTGCTCCAGAAATTTCAACACATATTTGGTCGGTTCGTTTACCTAATAAATTACAAGTTGGCACACATCAAATAGAAGTTCGTGCAACAGATTTATACGGAAACACATTCATAGAAAAATCTTCTTTTGAAGTAATTAAATAA
- a CDS encoding SusC/RagA family TonB-linked outer membrane protein, which translates to MKQLKLPLLLLGGFLSLHANAKTYDNTISHLSISHYQNPIKGQIVDQNGFGLADVEIIIKGTSYKTFTDENGFFEFLATNVAQPTLIINSSQHKYVEYSPKDSSQVKVTLQEEANQLNEVIVTALGIKREQKKLGFAQQNISSEELATAEANNWSSGLKGKVAGLNIISGGNGPINSQQIILRGANSIDQSKNYALIVIDGVPMSTEMTSSGNSTAYMGDDSPIDFGNGISDINQSDIESVTVLKGPAAAALYGNKAANGALIITTKSGKKGKKLGLEYKSTVAIDVINNWPDFQYEYGQGAGKSFDKNGNPYYSYQASEDGPNTGSTSSAFGPKFDGQYFYQYDPNLEKQGLERTLWRPYKDNRKSFWETGFTFSNAVTLSGGDDKGSIRASIGHQKNSWIMPNTGYENYTAAINGNYQVSDRIKVSTALNYTRKTSDNLPGTGYNNGSIAYFMIFQNPNVDLNWYKPIWKNNYDGVKIIRPFSSYMDNPYAIAYEAVNPMSSNQLVGNIRADFKLSNKLSLMLRPAINTYTQLREQKRPFDMNRTPNGYYKRQDISKTETNIDFLMNYTDKWGDFGFSANVGGNRKNYEYRNLTAWVDGLASPGVYKLANGLTSPFARTYDSNLKENSLYGMASFGWKDMIFVDITGRNDWNSSVALKYSSFFYPSVSSSFILSDLFKIKGPVNYLKYRLSFAKVGNGGTTGWTSRYYSQSDFAGSAVVPGRLFNPDIKPESTTSWETGFETLLFKKRLSIDFTLYQQSTKNQIFELPNDITTGYSKRVVNGGEIENRGIELAASYTPIKTNDFSWKMTGTWTKNENTVKSLVEGIEDDQMILGQSGTVYQIAKIGGSSTALYGEKFVRNEAGQIIYDAKTGVPIKNGLNEYVGDATPKWRAGFTNEIKFKTFRFSFTLDGQYGGIVYSQTYHKMMEQGKLADSLPGREDGFIIGDGVVLNPDGTYSQNTTKTDVATYYKEYNRRANVESNSFDASYLKLRDVSLTFDFPKRLLSKTGLEALSLTVYGRDLFTISDFPLYDPETASLNGSTYAPGVEMGQMPSTATYGITLKASL; encoded by the coding sequence ATGAAGCAATTAAAATTACCACTACTCCTACTTGGTGGATTTTTAAGTTTACACGCCAATGCTAAAACTTACGATAATACAATTTCTCATCTATCTATTTCGCACTATCAAAATCCAATAAAAGGTCAAATCGTTGATCAAAATGGGTTTGGTTTAGCTGATGTAGAGATAATCATCAAAGGAACTTCATACAAAACATTTACAGATGAAAATGGTTTTTTTGAATTTTTAGCGACAAATGTTGCACAGCCAACTTTAATCATTAATTCTTCTCAACACAAATATGTCGAATATTCGCCAAAAGATAGTTCTCAAGTAAAAGTAACTTTACAAGAAGAAGCCAATCAATTGAATGAGGTTATTGTAACGGCTTTGGGAATAAAACGTGAACAAAAAAAATTAGGATTTGCGCAACAAAATATAAGTTCGGAGGAACTTGCTACCGCGGAAGCAAATAACTGGTCTTCTGGATTAAAAGGAAAAGTTGCTGGTCTAAATATTATTTCAGGTGGTAATGGACCAATTAATTCACAACAAATTATTTTACGTGGAGCAAACTCTATTGATCAATCTAAAAACTATGCATTAATAGTAATTGATGGCGTTCCGATGAGTACTGAAATGACATCATCTGGAAATAGCACTGCTTATATGGGTGATGATTCTCCGATTGATTTTGGAAATGGAATTTCTGATATTAACCAATCTGACATCGAAAGTGTAACTGTTTTAAAAGGACCTGCCGCTGCTGCCTTATATGGAAATAAAGCTGCAAATGGAGCTTTAATCATCACAACTAAATCTGGTAAAAAAGGAAAAAAATTAGGCTTAGAATATAAATCAACTGTTGCAATAGATGTTATAAATAATTGGCCAGATTTTCAATACGAATATGGACAAGGAGCGGGAAAAAGTTTTGACAAAAATGGTAATCCATATTACTCGTACCAAGCTTCTGAGGATGGACCAAACACAGGAAGTACATCATCTGCTTTTGGACCAAAATTTGATGGTCAATATTTCTATCAATACGATCCAAATTTAGAAAAACAAGGCCTTGAACGAACGCTGTGGCGTCCATACAAAGACAACAGAAAAAGTTTTTGGGAAACAGGTTTTACGTTTAGCAATGCTGTAACTCTTTCGGGTGGTGATGACAAAGGAAGTATTAGAGCTTCTATTGGACATCAAAAAAATAGTTGGATTATGCCAAATACAGGCTACGAAAACTACACAGCTGCAATAAATGGTAATTATCAAGTAAGTGATCGCATCAAAGTATCGACTGCATTAAACTATACTCGTAAAACGAGTGACAACTTACCAGGAACGGGTTACAACAATGGTTCGATTGCATATTTCATGATTTTTCAAAATCCAAACGTAGATTTGAATTGGTACAAACCAATTTGGAAAAATAATTATGATGGTGTAAAAATAATTCGTCCTTTTAGTTCGTATATGGATAATCCTTACGCAATTGCTTACGAAGCGGTTAATCCAATGAGTAGCAATCAACTTGTCGGAAATATTAGAGCTGATTTCAAGTTGAGTAACAAGTTAAGTTTAATGTTACGTCCTGCCATTAATACCTATACACAATTGCGCGAACAAAAACGTCCGTTTGATATGAATCGTACCCCAAATGGATATTACAAAAGACAAGATATTTCTAAGACAGAAACAAATATCGATTTCTTAATGAACTATACAGATAAGTGGGGTGATTTCGGTTTCAGTGCGAATGTTGGAGGTAATAGAAAAAATTATGAATACAGAAATTTAACCGCATGGGTTGATGGATTAGCATCGCCTGGAGTGTACAAACTCGCAAATGGCTTAACTTCTCCTTTTGCAAGAACGTATGATTCAAATTTAAAAGAAAATTCATTATATGGAATGGCATCTTTTGGTTGGAAAGACATGATATTTGTCGATATCACAGGTCGTAATGATTGGAACTCTTCTGTAGCATTAAAATACAGTTCTTTCTTTTATCCTTCTGTTTCATCAAGTTTTATTTTATCAGATCTATTCAAAATAAAAGGACCTGTCAACTATTTAAAATATCGATTATCATTTGCGAAAGTTGGTAACGGAGGTACAACAGGATGGACAAGTAGATATTATAGTCAAAGCGATTTTGCTGGATCTGCAGTTGTTCCAGGAAGATTATTCAATCCAGATATCAAACCAGAATCTACTACATCTTGGGAAACTGGTTTTGAAACATTATTATTCAAGAAAAGATTAAGTATAGATTTTACACTTTACCAACAAAGTACAAAAAATCAAATCTTCGAATTACCAAATGATATCACAACTGGATACTCGAAAAGAGTTGTAAATGGTGGTGAAATTGAAAACCGAGGAATTGAGTTAGCTGCTTCATACACACCAATTAAAACAAATGATTTCAGCTGGAAAATGACTGGAACTTGGACTAAAAATGAAAACACAGTAAAATCTTTGGTAGAAGGAATTGAGGATGATCAAATGATTTTAGGACAATCAGGAACGGTTTATCAAATTGCGAAAATCGGAGGTTCTTCTACTGCTTTGTATGGAGAAAAATTTGTTCGCAATGAAGCTGGACAAATTATCTATGATGCAAAAACTGGTGTTCCAATCAAAAATGGACTGAATGAATATGTTGGTGACGCTACACCAAAATGGAGAGCAGGATTCACAAACGAAATCAAATTTAAAACATTCCGTTTCAGTTTTACTTTAGATGGTCAATATGGTGGAATTGTTTATTCTCAAACATATCACAAAATGATGGAACAAGGAAAATTAGCTGATTCTTTACCAGGTCGAGAAGATGGTTTTATTATTGGTGATGGAGTAGTTTTAAACCCTGATGGTACTTATTCTCAGAATACAACAAAAACTGATGTAGCGACTTATTATAAAGAATATAACCGAAGAGCAAACGTCGAATCTAATTCTTTCGATGCTTCATATTTAAAATTAAGAGATGTTAGTTTAACGTTCGATTTTCCTAAACGATTATTATCTAAAACAGGTTTAGAAGCTTTATCTCTAACTGTATATGGCCGCGATTTATTTACTATTAGTGATTTCCCTTTATACGACCCTGAAACAGCATCATTAAACGGAAGTACATATGCTCCTGGAGTTGAAATGGGACAAATGCCTTCAACTGCAACGTACGGAATTACATTAAAAGCTTCGTTATAA
- a CDS encoding SusD/RagB family nutrient-binding outer membrane lipoprotein, translated as MKKISIKLFFALTIISTTFSCTNDFEKANEDPNLITEINSGSVLNPVIYDLAENNVLKNYDITAQLMQVHFPYPSNAMGLHRYDVTNGTGNSTWNNAYKNLVNLEEMLKVSQKAGDVNYEAIALTLRSLVISNLTDMFGDVPFSEAAKAEEGITKPKFDRQEDIYNQLINDLEQANQLYVTNLGLKYGSDILFPSSEKNINITRWKKFSNSLKMRLLLRISNRDASALTEIKKMIDNPTTYPVFETESESAILQISGLAPSLSPWPREQDYRDSRTFTEFFVEKMNETNDPRLPFLVNKASNLDGSSLGYKGVPAAYEGNSSDFKFNPSSPNNAIVVAPMKIPLMTYAEVEFIKAEIAQKGLGGDAKTHYENAVRAAVVLWTNSEPTTEFLEHEKIKYNNSLERIIEQKYFALFFTDYQQWFEYKRTGFPTLPKTSTMLNDQKMPRRLLYPTSVRNYNPEGYQQAIQQMGADDINTRVWWDVN; from the coding sequence ATGAAAAAAATTTCAATCAAACTATTTTTCGCCTTAACCATTATATCAACTACTTTCTCTTGTACAAATGATTTTGAGAAAGCTAACGAAGATCCTAACTTAATCACTGAAATAAATTCTGGTTCAGTTTTAAATCCTGTTATTTATGATTTAGCAGAAAACAACGTATTAAAAAACTACGATATCACAGCACAATTAATGCAAGTTCATTTTCCTTATCCAAGTAATGCAATGGGACTTCATCGCTACGACGTAACCAATGGAACAGGTAATTCTACTTGGAATAATGCGTATAAAAATTTGGTGAATTTAGAAGAAATGCTAAAAGTTTCTCAAAAAGCAGGAGATGTAAATTACGAGGCAATCGCACTTACATTACGTTCATTAGTTATTTCTAATCTAACTGATATGTTTGGTGACGTTCCTTTTTCTGAAGCTGCAAAAGCAGAAGAAGGAATTACAAAACCAAAATTTGATCGTCAAGAAGATATTTACAACCAATTAATAAACGATTTAGAACAAGCAAATCAATTGTATGTGACTAATTTGGGATTAAAATATGGTAGTGATATATTATTCCCAAGCAGTGAAAAAAATATCAATATTACACGTTGGAAAAAATTTTCCAATTCATTAAAAATGAGATTATTGCTAAGAATCTCTAATCGTGATGCTTCTGCATTAACAGAGATCAAAAAAATGATCGACAATCCGACAACTTATCCAGTTTTCGAAACTGAATCTGAATCTGCTATCCTACAAATTTCTGGTTTAGCACCAAGTTTATCGCCTTGGCCAAGAGAACAAGATTATAGAGATAGTCGTACATTTACCGAATTTTTTGTAGAAAAAATGAACGAAACAAACGATCCTCGTTTACCATTTTTAGTGAACAAAGCTTCTAATCTTGATGGTTCTTCTTTAGGTTATAAGGGTGTTCCTGCTGCTTATGAAGGAAATAGTTCAGATTTTAAATTCAATCCTTCATCACCGAATAATGCAATTGTTGTTGCACCTATGAAAATTCCGTTGATGACTTATGCAGAAGTAGAATTTATTAAAGCCGAAATTGCTCAAAAAGGATTAGGTGGCGATGCAAAAACACATTATGAAAATGCTGTTAGAGCAGCTGTCGTTTTGTGGACAAACTCCGAGCCCACTACAGAATTCTTAGAACACGAAAAAATAAAATACAATAATTCTTTAGAACGTATTATCGAACAAAAATATTTTGCTTTGTTCTTTACTGATTACCAACAATGGTTTGAATATAAACGTACAGGATTCCCTACTCTACCAAAAACTTCAACGATGTTGAATGATCAGAAAATGCCTCGACGTTTACTTTATCCAACAAGTGTCAGAAATTACAACCCTGAAGGCTACCAACAGGCCATTCAACAAATGGGAGCCGACGATATCAATACGCGTGTTTGGTGGGATGTCAACTAA
- a CDS encoding MmcQ/YjbR family DNA-binding protein, with protein MHIEELRDFCLGLPLVEEKFPFDQATLVFYIAGKMFCLCNIDEFDSVNIKCDPDKAIELRSIYEAVNPGYHMNKKHWNTVKINQDVKDTQLKQWIKDSYNLVILTLSKSKRPELLND; from the coding sequence ATGCACATTGAAGAGTTAAGAGATTTTTGTTTAGGGTTACCTTTGGTAGAAGAAAAATTTCCTTTTGATCAAGCGACACTAGTTTTCTATATTGCGGGTAAAATGTTTTGTTTGTGTAATATTGATGAATTTGATTCAGTAAATATTAAATGTGATCCTGATAAAGCAATAGAATTAAGATCAATTTATGAAGCAGTAAATCCAGGATATCACATGAACAAAAAACATTGGAATACTGTAAAAATCAACCAAGATGTAAAAGATACTCAACTAAAACAATGGATAAAAGATTCATACAATTTAGTTATCTTAACTTTATCAAAATCTAAACGTCCAGAATTACTAAACGATTAA
- the pnuC gene encoding nicotinamide riboside transporter PnuC → MMKEIILQTTWLEWLGVTFSIFQVLLARFNNPKNYLFGIAGIILTLFVMFNSKLYAEFMLNIYYLIMSIYGWLYWKYGKQTHEIEITKTNKKEWKIVSGIVLGSFGIFYLVLTHFTDSDVPIWDSLVSAFAWAGMWLMAKRKLENWILLNISNIISIPLMIHKDLYLYAVLSLILFCVAISGYFNWKKILNQNNA, encoded by the coding sequence ATGATGAAGGAAATTATTTTACAAACTACTTGGTTAGAATGGCTGGGTGTTACTTTTTCAATTTTTCAAGTCCTTTTGGCGAGATTTAATAATCCTAAAAATTATCTTTTCGGAATTGCTGGGATTATTTTGACACTTTTCGTCATGTTTAATTCGAAGCTATATGCCGAATTTATGTTAAATATTTATTATTTGATAATGAGTATTTATGGTTGGTTGTATTGGAAATACGGAAAACAAACTCACGAAATAGAAATTACAAAAACCAATAAAAAAGAATGGAAAATTGTTTCAGGAATCGTCTTAGGTAGTTTCGGAATATTTTATTTGGTATTAACGCATTTCACAGATTCGGATGTTCCTATTTGGGATTCTTTGGTTAGTGCATTTGCATGGGCAGGCATGTGGTTGATGGCAAAACGAAAACTCGAAAATTGGATTCTTCTTAACATTAGTAATATTATTTCTATCCCGTTGATGATTCACAAAGATTTGTACCTATATGCTGTTTTATCCTTGATTTTATTCTGCGTTGCCATTTCTGGATATTTTAATTGGAAGAAAATTTTAAACCAAAACAATGCATAA
- a CDS encoding acyl-CoA dehydrogenase family protein produces MHNINSLRKELLNKETFNQTVLDYIYNQNWLNIWVPKQYNGLGLPFSEGLKILQSVAKIDGSLGWFVTLCSGANYFSRNLQPNIAFDLFSTQKTCFGGSGMLGGTAEKIGENYIINGLWHYATGAPYLTHFTINAKILEKGKEVLDENNEPKFISFILDKSQVQLISTWKSMGMIATSSHSFEVKNQVVHQDYSFIYNHFYSDDLVEKVPFRIFADLTLLVNYIGMAEHFIEKSIEIIPSNQLSNFDKFLKNCTSKSNEYAKHIEDLLANNSFILDKIDTEIHAFGIETVAQITQHIISIYPQLGIKASKSNEEINQIFRDYFTATQHRNFRQVI; encoded by the coding sequence ATGCATAATATCAATTCACTTCGAAAAGAATTATTGAATAAAGAAACGTTCAACCAAACGGTTCTCGATTATATTTACAATCAGAATTGGTTGAATATCTGGGTGCCAAAACAATACAACGGACTTGGGTTACCTTTTTCCGAAGGATTAAAAATTCTTCAATCAGTTGCTAAAATTGATGGAAGTTTAGGCTGGTTTGTTACCTTATGTAGTGGCGCAAATTATTTCTCAAGAAATCTTCAACCCAATATTGCATTTGATTTATTTTCTACTCAAAAAACTTGTTTCGGCGGTAGTGGTATGTTGGGAGGTACGGCAGAAAAGATAGGAGAAAATTATATCATAAATGGTTTGTGGCATTATGCAACTGGCGCGCCTTACCTCACTCATTTTACGATAAATGCGAAAATTTTAGAGAAAGGAAAAGAAGTTCTTGATGAAAACAATGAGCCAAAATTCATCTCTTTCATTTTAGATAAATCACAAGTACAATTAATTTCGACATGGAAATCAATGGGGATGATTGCAACTTCCTCTCATAGTTTCGAGGTTAAAAATCAAGTCGTTCATCAAGATTATAGCTTTATTTACAATCATTTTTACAGTGATGATTTAGTCGAAAAAGTGCCATTTAGAATTTTTGCAGATTTAACTTTATTGGTTAATTATATCGGAATGGCGGAACATTTTATCGAAAAAAGTATAGAAATTATACCTTCAAATCAACTTTCTAACTTTGATAAATTTCTAAAAAACTGTACGTCAAAATCTAATGAATATGCTAAACATATAGAAGATTTATTAGCCAATAATTCTTTTATTTTAGATAAAATAGACACTGAAATTCATGCTTTTGGAATTGAGACCGTAGCACAGATTACACAACATATCATATCAATTTATCCACAGCTTGGTATAAAAGCCTCAAAATCAAATGAAGAAATTAATCAAATTTTTCGAGATTATTTTACAGCAACTCAACATCGAAATTTCAGACAAGTAATTTAA
- a CDS encoding sulfite exporter TauE/SafE family protein, translating to MEIEILFYLCTAAFFAGFIDSIVGGGGLIQTPLSLAFLPNLPVSTVIGTLKIPAFSGTALATSQYLKKVKIDWKLFAIMATCAFISAFLGSQLLTVINNDFMKPVLLVILIILAIYTIFKKDFGQATERKIPYHIAIINGCIVSIAVGFYDGFIGPATGTFFILGFVTLLGMDFLKANTNAKLINLATNFGSICLFLIKGQIIWKIALPMAVCNALGGFIGAKLAINKGNKFIRYIFILVILLSICRFGYEVIFK from the coding sequence TTGGAAATCGAAATTCTATTTTATCTGTGTACTGCTGCATTTTTTGCTGGCTTTATCGACTCTATTGTTGGTGGAGGTGGTTTAATCCAAACACCTTTATCCCTGGCTTTCTTACCAAATTTACCCGTTTCTACGGTTATCGGAACACTAAAAATTCCTGCATTTAGTGGAACAGCTTTAGCGACTTCTCAATATTTAAAGAAAGTAAAAATAGATTGGAAACTCTTTGCTATCATGGCAACTTGTGCCTTTATTTCTGCATTTTTAGGTTCGCAATTATTGACGGTTATTAACAACGATTTCATGAAACCTGTTTTACTTGTCATTTTAATCATTCTAGCAATTTATACCATTTTCAAAAAAGATTTTGGCCAAGCAACTGAACGCAAAATCCCCTATCATATCGCAATTATAAATGGTTGTATCGTAAGTATTGCAGTTGGTTTTTATGATGGTTTTATTGGTCCTGCTACGGGCACATTTTTTATTTTAGGATTTGTGACATTACTTGGAATGGACTTCCTGAAAGCAAATACTAATGCTAAACTGATTAACTTAGCTACCAACTTTGGTTCGATTTGTTTGTTTTTAATCAAAGGACAAATTATTTGGAAAATCGCTTTACCAATGGCTGTTTGCAATGCTTTAGGTGGTTTTATTGGAGCAAAATTAGCCATCAACAAAGGAAACAAATTCATTCGTTACATATTTATTTTGGTAATCCTACTCTCAATTTGTAGATTTGGTTACGAAGTAATTTTCAAGTAA
- a CDS encoding deoxynucleoside kinase, protein MHIAIAGNIGAGKTTLTNLLAKQYNWTAQFEDVEMNPYLDDFYNDMEKWAFNLQIYFLGSRFNQVKEIRESGKDIIQDRTIYEDAHIFASNLNDMGLLSTRDYNNYLRVFNLMTSFVEAPDLLIYLKASIPTLVAQIQKRGRDYENSISIDYLSRLNDKYDKWISNYKEGKVLVIDVDHLDFVENKEDLGFIFNKIEGEINGLF, encoded by the coding sequence ATGCATATCGCGATCGCAGGAAATATTGGAGCAGGAAAAACTACTCTAACAAATCTTTTAGCAAAACAATACAACTGGACAGCTCAATTTGAAGATGTAGAAATGAATCCTTATTTGGATGATTTTTACAATGATATGGAAAAATGGGCGTTCAATTTGCAAATTTACTTTTTAGGAAGTCGTTTCAATCAAGTGAAAGAAATTAGAGAAAGTGGTAAAGATATTATCCAAGACCGTACTATTTATGAAGATGCGCATATTTTTGCGAGCAACTTAAATGATATGGGACTTTTGTCTACACGAGATTACAATAACTATTTGCGTGTTTTCAACTTAATGACAAGTTTTGTTGAAGCACCTGATTTATTAATTTACCTAAAAGCTTCTATTCCGACTTTGGTAGCTCAAATTCAGAAACGTGGCCGTGATTACGAAAACTCTATTAGTATTGATTATTTGAGTCGTTTGAATGATAAATATGACAAATGGATTTCGAATTACAAAGAAGGAAAAGTTTTAGTTATTGATGTAGATCATTTAGATTTTGTAGAAAACAAAGAAGATTTAGGTTTCATCTTCAACAAGATAGAAGGAGAAATTAATGGACTTTTTTAG